Sequence from the Cydia strobilella chromosome 14, ilCydStro3.1, whole genome shotgun sequence genome:
GCCGGGAGGGACACACTCACCGAACGGGTCGAGCGGCGCCCCGCGGAACACGAGGCGGTAGTTGGTGAGGAACAGCGCGCCCTCGGCGGGCAgcagcggcgccgcgcgcccgtCCGCCGCCAGGCAGCAGCGCAGCGCCGCACCCGACACCGCCTCGCCGGGTACTAGCCGGGAGGGACACACTCACCGAACGGGTCGAGCGGCGCCCCGCGGAACACGAGGCGGTAGTTGGTGAGGAACAGCGCGCCCTCGGCGGGCAgcagcggcgccgcgcgcccgtCCGCCGCCAGGCAGCAGCGCAGCGCCGCGCCCGACACCGCCTCGCCGGGTACTAGCCGGGAGGGACACACTCACCGAACGGGTCGAGCGGCGCCCCGCGGAACACGAGGCGGTAGTTGGTGAGGAACAGCGCGCCCTCGGCGGGCAgcagcggcgccgcgcgcccgtCCGCCGCCAGGCAGCAGCGCAGCGCCGCGCCCGACACCGCCTCGCCGGGTACTAGCCGGGAGGGACACACTCACCGAACGGGTCGAGCGGCGCCCCGCGGAACACGAGGCGGTAGTTGGTGAGGAACAGCGCGCCCTCGGCGGGCAgcagcggcgccgcgcgcccgtCCGCCGCCAGGCAGCAGCGCAGCGCCGCGCCCGACACCGCCTCGCCGGGTACTAGCCGGGAGGGACACACTCACCGAACGGGTCGAGCGGCGCCCCGCGGAACACGAGGCGGTAGTTGGTGAGGAACAGCGCGCCCTCGGCGGGCAgcagcggcgccgcgcgcccgtCCGCCGCCAGGCAGCAGCGCAGCGCCGCGCCCGACACCGCCTCGCCGGGTACTAGCCGGGAGGGACACACTCACCGAACGGGTCGAGCGGCGCCCCGCGGAACACGAGGCGGTAGTTGGTGAGGAACAGCGCGCCCTCGGCGGGCAgcagcggcgccgcgcgcccgtCCGCCGCCAGGCAGCAGCGCAGCGCCGCGCCCGACACCGCCTCGCCGGGTACTAGCCGGGAGGGACACACTCACCGAACGGGTCGAGCGGCGCCCCGCGGAACACGAGGCGGTAGTTGGTGAGGAACAGCGCGCCCTCGGCGGGCAgcagcggcgccgcgcgcccgtCCGCCGCCAGGCAGCAGCGCAGCGCCGCGCCCGACACCGCCTCGCCGGGTACTAGCCGGGAGGGACACACTCACCGAACGGGTCGAGCGGCGCCCCGCGGAACACGAGGCGGTAGTTGGTGAGGAACAGCGCGCCCTCGGCGGGCAgcagcggcgccgcgcgcccgtCCGCCGCCAGGCAGCAGCGCAGCGCCGCGCCCGACACCGCCTCGCCGGGTACTAGCCGGGAGGGACACACTCACCGAACGGGTCGAGCGGCGCCCCGCGGAACACGAGGCGGTAGTTGGTGAGGAACAGCGCGCCCTCGGCGGGCAgcagcggcgccgcgcgcccgtCCGCCGCCAGGCAGCAGCGCAGCGCCGCGCCCGACACCGCCTCGCCGGGTACTAGCCGGGAGGGACACACTCACCGAACGGGTCGAGCGGCGCCCCGCGGAACACGAGGCGGTAGTTGGTGAGGAACAGCGCGCCCTCGGCGGGCAgcagcggcgccgcgcgcccgtCCGCCGCCAGGCAGCAGCGCAGCGCCGCGCCCGACACCGCCTCGCCGGGTACTAACCAGGGGGCCACTATTCGCGGCTGAAACACACACATTATTCAAAGTAAAGATACCAGTCTAACATATCCTTTGGATCTATTTTTCTTATGAGATCTGTAGGACGTAGTGGTCAAGTTCTCGCGTCGCCTCGCCTCGCCACTAATAAAACCTGTCTAATgccaggcgtgactcactccgcgatttcgtcgcgccgctacaagtagtacatgcggccgcccccaggtctagccatagtaactgccgcgcaccgctacggaacggacgcctgttcgcgcatgcgccacctagcggtcatatctgccgtaatagacgcgttttgttagagagtgaatcttctgtacctagtactattatttattctgtgctaatgCGCTATTTATGAACCACTCGAGCTCTTGCACATCGTACTAGAAAATACAAATACCTGCTGCAGAATGGGAATGATTCTTTCGCAAATGGTTCGCGAATGGCAGGCACGCTAGCAGTGCATTTTCCAGATCACTCATAAATGACGTATCTATCAATTTGGACACAACCTCCATCCGTAACAACTACCGAATGACATTGCCAGAAATTGTAAATTTCAGGTGACAATATCATGCATTTAGTTAAACAAGCAGTTTTCATCTAGGTATTTGTTCTTTCAGAAACCTAGTACCTAATAAACAATGAAATCCTACAGTTCTGTCCACAAGTTTACATACCTTTTGTACAGGCGGTAAGCGGCGGCTTTCTCGAGCTACGGCATCGAGGGTCTCCATATGCATGTGCACCACGCCGGGGATCATTTGGTGTAGACACCGCACGTGGTCTGCCGTCACCCCTCCTTCTGTGCACACCTGAGGCAATCATCAAGAATTTAAAACCCAGCACTAACGCTGTATGTATACTGTATACTACTTCGGGAGAGCTTGATTTATGGAAGGCGATTAAAGCATACATTGTAAGAAAACCGGACTATTAACAGTATTAACCGGACTATCTAGTTAGCCTCTGGGCCAATGCTCAGGCGCCTATTTTACAAAATTGACAATTACACTTTCTTGTACCTACATTTCAGGGTCCGTACAAAATATATAGCCGCAAATTTTACTCGCTGGACCAGTGTACCGTTAATTGTCAATGTCAGGCGACAATTGTCAGCGTGGTGAAACAAAGGCCAGATAGCAGTCGCTTTGGAGTATGCTAATTTCTTCGGGTTAAATAGGTTGTCAAAGCGAAACCGGATTTTCTTTAGAAAAAGTAGAACCTTGTCTACGAATCTGGAGACCATCTTGATGACATTGTTCCCGGCCTCGCCGGGGTCGGCCTCCTCGAAACCGGACTCCGCGTCAGCACTGTCCGATTCCGCCACACTGCAAATAACGTGCATTTTATCTTTACTGTTGTGTAGCTTTGTAAATACaactatattcatattcatatttattaataatatacacatacattacacgtcaaaatacaaaatacaattacaattagtggaataacaattaaaatttcaatttatttcaacatcgaaaaaataaaagtaaaattattcaCACATGTTTAAGAatgtaattacaaaattaaatactatcatgaacaagtttgggaacaaatcaaattattttattaaatattttgatttgtgttttttaagtagtcacactactatatataaattaaaaactgtaatagatgtcatatattaaagaaaaagtgacgaagccctccagtggtgaaggccggatccggccttcaccactggagggcttcgtcactttttctttaatatatgacatctattacagtttttaaatactatcatattatattatattctaatataatataatttccaATATTTCTTGTAAGTCATAAAAGGCGTTGTCAATTAGCCATTTCTTCAATTTactataaaatacattatcatGTAAtatcacaataataatataataccatATTATTTGTCTCGTTATCTCCTTCTTCTTGCCATCTAGCGGAGAAAGTAGGTAAACCATCCAAACCATCCTATCAGCGTAGTGAATCGCTTGGATGTATAGCGACTGCTATTTGTAGCATGTTGTCTCGCTCTCACCCTTACTCTCTTTCGTAGGCGCGCCGCCCACGTCCTCTAGTGGCAGAAGTCCACCATCCTATTGGCGTAGTGTATGGTTTGACTGTGTAGGGTTTTCTTTGTAGCATTTAGTCCCGCTCTCACCTGTTAGTGATGCTATTGCTAGCTCTGTCTGCGTCCTCTCCTCTCGCGTCGGCGCGCCGCCCCGCGCCCTCTAGTGGCAGAAGTAGGTAGACCATCCTATTGGCGTAGTGAATGGCCTGGCTGTATAGCGTTTGTTCTTCGCTCGCTATTATTTCGCGTTGCTTTTCTGTTGGACAAAGAATATTAAAATTCgctgttattttattactatagcTGAATATAGATTAACTGTGCCTACCTGGGATATTCTTAGTCAAAAGTACATGATAAATCTGATAGGAGCAAAATTATACCTGGAGGTAGTGAGGACCACAGCCTCATCTGTTCGGCGGCGATCTCCAACGCGCTGGGTTCCTGTGCCCTCAGCAACGAGTATTCGTCGTCGTCCCTAAGACATGACACAGTAAAGATACGGTGATTTCGATATCAAAGGACAAATTGGCTTATATACTTAATCTAAGTAATAAGTACTATACAACATTTAACTAGACTTAAAATTCAAGAAGGCATAATTTATATCATGGAATGCCTGTGAACCTTGAGTTCTTCAGGCAATGAAGTTTGTGTATtatcaagtaaaataaaataaccaacgAACTAACATGTATAAGGTATAGGTTTGTTTACGTaatgtggtaattattttatttatgtaccaGGCACTCTTGCAAGCATTAATCTCCTTGGAGGTggtgaattttgaattttttcctaAAAATTGATATGGCATATTGGTTTACCTTGGACTAGGCGCCCtctggtggtggtggtgcgTGGGACTGGGGAGATAAAGTGCCTTTATGTCACGTTGAACGTCTTGGTAAAAGGCTGCTTCCCAGAACTGCTGGCTCGTCCATACTTGGTGCTCCTATATAATGTTCAATTAGGTACTTTAGGAATAAGTTACATGTATGATAGATGGATATACCTTATACGGTTGGAATAATGAGGCAGACAGGTTTAGGTTTACGATAGATGACAAATtatcattaatggtatcaatcgattaggtttatttttaggatcaaatgtctatatgggacccattgcattaaagcaatacaaaagtcagaaatgatagtcaaagtccgacagccGTACTTTACTCGCggaacgctcctaacaaaaccaTAAGTGAatgtgacgtcaaggtcactgagagcccattttgaatgtatggacaaaacaagaaaattgcgtttttgtcggtgaaatattgcgtttatgtatacacGGGAATCAATTTAAAGCACGAGCGGTGAAACAATAGCTTAGCCTCTTTGTGGgtgattcatgagacgtgagcaggactaaTCCTGCATACTCAGTAACTGTTCACTGATCGATCACCGTCGTATTTAGTTGAAACATACCAcactttttcttatttttaaattttttgataaGGACAAATTAAGTTCTCTGCAAGCATGGTTACCCTACAACACCtgattaataaacataaaacctctTTAACCGCAATGACTGCattttgattatgaagaaaatCTGTCAAACTTGAGAGTATAAgagttttcaaaagtaaccagacTGATGACAGTGATGACACTCCATTTGATACAGAATATCGGTAGTTCAGTACTTTCTAACTGTAGAGCGACCATGcatgttgtaaataaattagtaactttttttttcaacacgactaaaaaattaacgttaatctcactaatactGATACGAAACAGTTGCTTATAAGTTACTGAATGTGTAGGCTtaatcctgctcacgtctcctgaatcacccgtatagttgctgtacaatctttttatagataaaatgtaaggagTTGAATTGtatccttacttttttcctttttggaagttaataattcaagtcctgtatttttgtattatttccatatattattttaatatctacattattgtgataaattgctcatttgctatctatgttactagattttgttataaaattcaacatgtgtcatcatccctattcggGATTGGAAAGCTATGATGGCTATAAAATGAAACAGTAATTCTTCAGCACTTAAAGAAGTGAAAAGTTAACTGACAACTTAGGAAGTTTCGTGGAACTACACGTGACTGATGTCCAAGCGTGGTTATCATTTGGATCGTGTCTCCTAATACATAATTTGTTGACACCATGAATTGTTATAAGATGACCACGCACTTATGCCCCTACCTAATATTGATCTGACTCGTACAACCGGACACCGAACTGTATACTAATGGATGACGCCGGTGCAAGAGGCAATGGCCGCCGCCGACTCGTCCTCTCGTCCAAGAGTGAAAGCATTCATCATCAGTTGACCGAACACCGACCTGTATACACATGTACGCGTACTGGATGACGCCGGTACACAGCTTGCGGCAGTAGGCGGTCGCGAGCGGCAACATCGCCGCTGCTATCGAATGCTCGTCCAAGGCTGAAGCGGATTGAAGCGCGCAGTTCATTAGTCTGCAACAAATGCTATAACTTTACTAAACGTCTTAATATCTATTCAACTCCTAACGTCGTACTTAACATTAGAAGACCTTGTTTAGTTGCAAAGAGATTTACAAATGGTTAGTTAATGCGCGGAGCACGATGGAACATAAGTCGGAAATAAGGAAGGAACTAAAATCTGACGCTAGGTATATGTTTCAAAAACAACCTTACGTCATCTTGCAGAAGGTTGAATTTGGAATGGTCAGCTGGTCATGTTCTCTAATAGGTCTCGAAATTTGGAGAAAAGCGAATGAATGATGAACAACTGAAATCACACACCCAATTATAAGTATGGAGACAATAATATAAATGACGCTTACAGTGTGTGTGTACTGTGTACAAGCTACACACGACTGTTGGCATCTCTCTACCATGCAATACCTATATCTTATGTCTACGcaagattattattttattatatttgcagGTATCGCATTTATGAAGCAATTGATATTCAATACAATATTGCGTAACTATTGTGCCCCATACCTAATACCCACAATTAAGTACGGCTAAAACATGAACACGATGAAATATAGCTGGTGTGATTATATCCTAACGAGGTAGGAAATCACGCGATTTGTATGCTTACtcaaacatttttatatatCAAGCAACAAGGCCATTTagactatacctatatacatatactGTTGAAAAAAATGTACATGGTAGGTAAATACCCATATATTCAGTATTTCTGTTTATACATATGATACTTCTACTCGTAGCATTGTAAAGTAAAACGTGATGACGACTTCTCtatctaaaattattttatgtattctGGATTCTAGACCAAGACTTAATGTCCTAGACAAACCACAACCAAAGTCCTAATAAATTACTCTAAAGATATCGCATTGTCAAACAATGTTGTAAAGTGGGTTGTTACTGAACCATTAACAAACTTGCTATCACATGGCTTATACGCTAATCAGttttaatatcaaaatattacAAACTATTCTAAGACAGAGATTCATGTTCAGAGTTTGCTATGGAATGTTTTCATACTCCCGGTACATATAAACATCCTTGATCTGTCACTGATCATCGCAAACGGAACAATAGAAAAAACATTGTCAAAACCGATAAAATCGACATAGGCATCCTGCACGACACATATTATCAATTATGTGTAATGATATAAATAAACTGTTTAAGTCATGATAAACGCAGTTTGACTCTGTTCAGCAAAATGCTAAGATTCCTCGCAATAGCAGGCATATTTGCATGTGGTTTTTTGATTTGTGGCATTTCGGGGCAGAAGAATGTGGTGAGTAGTTAAACtaagtgataaaataaaataaaagtcatttataatatgattaacaaatatattaaatattattaaattataaaactgtTGAAGACGACGACAAAATGGAAGCAAGTTGCAGTTTATACTTAGGTCATTTAAATAGTTATGACATTTCATGGGTGATGAATAATACTGACTTTTTAAGCCTCgcaaaaacaaatacatataaaattcaaaactaaattagtttttttttcatagtccaGTATGTAGGCAGTCCAGTTTCATAGTCCAGTCCATTTGCTGCATTTCCATTGTAATGTTacaaattattatcataaacGGTACACAGTTTTACCTGCATACGGACTGttacggactgacagacagacggacaagacaaaataataaaatataaatggaATGTTAGAAAATGAAGTGAGTTAATCCACAAcaaatttttttgtaataattttaagattCAAATCTTAAACACTTGATCAAAACTTTGACCATGTCCtcacaaaacacacaatttCCTTGTATTTTCCATAGTTTAGGATTTCGGAGTTCGGAAAACTTGAGAAGAGCCAACTCCCGTATATTTATACTGCACAGGTTAAGGAAGCTTAAAGAGCCGCAAATGTTGTTTTCAGTGATGTAAGAACTCTCAAGGGTTAATTTTATGGGTGACGTAAAGAGCTACAATTGCACCTTCAAAGAGCCGCATGCGGCTCGCGAGCCGCGGTTTGCCGACCCCTTTAACTGTTTCCATGGTTCCAGGGCCCCGGAAAATGGTCAGTGCTGAACATAATGAAGTGCGACAAAGACAGCATGATGCCGATGAAACTGGAGGCCAATAGACGCAAGGTGAACCGGACGCACGACGGGTTCAACGCTAAACTCGAAGTGGAAGAGGAGATCGACGATTCCTACGGGGTAAGTTGTTTGAAACGCTCGATACCCTTTTATAATTGATTGCTCTTCGCACTTATTATATCGCCTCAAATTTTTTGgtccgtctttagcatgtcgcattacactCTATGGTATCTGTTcaagttaattaatattatttgatgTTTACGCCATCTACTTTGTAAGtatgtacaataatttaaaagtccTAATTTTGCATGTGAACCTGTCAATCTTAAGTGCTCATTACCGGGAACAGATGGCGTTACGAATCCTAAAAATCATCAAGTATAGTTGTTTACATCAATAAAGAGCCTTGCACTACCTATCTGCATGAACGCTGCATTTTTAATTCTCCCACGCCTCCCATCGACCGGTACATTATCAATTTTGACTGTTAGGAAATTAGCTATTGCACACTTTGTATACCTGTTTCGAAAGCTCGTCCATTTGTGATTAATACATGCACAACAGGCTgccaaatggggttggccggtcgaaataattagcagagggcgccagcatagcttgccctgtcaatccctagaattttgtcaaatttttgtttttttaatgccctggatgccagccctttaagccaaatctcatagaaaaaggggcaagctatgatggcgccatctctgaaaacctttgacagttgccaaccccattgcatGGACACGTTATGAATGAAATCGACTCATAAAGTAGCTATGGACATTTGCAGCTGGGTGTTTTATTCTTAtagaaacttatattttaacaGATCCGCCTAGACATTTGCAAAGTGGTAGACGGCGGTTGCAAAGACTACAGTACAATGGCGGACGACTCTCTGATAAAGTTCGCCAAGAAATACGCCGAAGGAAACGTGGAGACAGCATTCAAGTGCGCCGACATAGATCCGCCAGAATTTCCCGTGCCCGTCGTAAGatgtttatttttcacctcagcagctcgaacaagcctactctcgtcactccctggagtgaggaaagtgcgacttttctcactccaggaagtgaaacaaagtagctttttcaTTTAGTGaaagccatgaactgccacttcatactttttaatttttattttattttatttattaagtacagccacatcgtatgtattacatatgttgCATTACAATTGTGTCAAAGTACTTCACCTGccttacctatacctatatctttttttgtattattctgtgtaattcgaaatacattttaacctttaatatgttctcactactgaggtgaaaaattatatgtgcacgtacgagagcaaagttattttacatctcgtgtttttgagtccttcgctacgctcaagattctaacatcaaattatagaatcttacgctttctcgggacttaaaataaacactcggaagaaaaaccaacttttctcTCTTGTTGCACCAATAACTATTGACTTTTCTTATTTCAACCATGGTCT
This genomic interval carries:
- the LOC134747448 gene encoding uncharacterized protein LOC134747448; its protein translation is MLRFLAIAGIFACGFLICGISGQKNVGPGKWSVLNIMKCDKDSMMPMKLEANRRKVNRTHDGFNAKLEVEEEIDDSYGIRLDICKVVDGGCKDYSTMADDSLIKFAKKYAEGNVETAFKCADIDPPEFPVPVGVHSISQFLFNYDELPPEGPYGEFMASGYLIKDAREVMCAKVHVLFEEEEEE